In a single window of the Raphanus sativus cultivar WK10039 chromosome 9, ASM80110v3, whole genome shotgun sequence genome:
- the LOC108828508 gene encoding N6-adenosine-methyltransferase MT-A70-like — MFDLEKDPYALRHRLVLNLLRLHTAPKIAVSEALCQLIGRAMESEADEATMTAVKEMRGRLENRIRTQHEAHLDLLSSLQSLVPDIVPSLDLSLRLISSFTNRPFLATPPLPEPKNHHPILLKSDTQPQQQQQQGYDSSSSKPPMLTDSSTAEADGSSGSPMALVRAMVAECLLQRVPWSATDSSSVGRKLENDQNARQAERAALRELGGECGAIQAVETALKSIAEENGSVELEEFEVNGTARIMVLAIDRTRLLKELPESFNESGRVVEATNNNNNNNSTGGSFGVSGSGNFVRPEMWPMMNAGMMGMHHHHHQMGMMGRPPPFPLPLPLPVNHKVGRSEDDDLKDVEALLSKKSFKEKQQSRAGEELLDLIHRPTAKEAATAAKFKSKGGSQVKYYCRYLTKEDCRLQCGAHFACSKRHFRRLIASHTDVSLGDCSFLDTCRHMKTCKYVHYELDMADAMMAGPDKALKPLRADYCSEAELGEAQWINCDIRNFRMDILGTFGVVMADPPWDIHMELPYGTMADDEMRSLNVPSLQTDGLIFLWVTGRAMELGRECLEHWGYKRVEEIIWVKTNQLQRIIRTGRTGHWLNHSKEHCLVGIKGNPEVNRNIDTDVIVAEVRETSRKPDEMYAMLERIMPRARKLELFARMHNAHAGWLSLGNQLSGVRLINEGLRARFKASYPDVDVQPPSPPRASTMETDNEPMTVDSITA; from the exons ATGTTTGACCTAGAAAAGGATCCATATGCATTACGACACCGTTTGGTCCTTAACCTCTTAAGGCTTCACACTGCTCCAAAGATAGCTGTTTCCGAAGCTCTTTGTCAGTTAATCGGAAGAGCAATGGAAAGTGAAGCGGATGAGGCGACAATGACGGCGGTGAAAGAGATGAGAGGTAGATTGgagaaccgaatccgaacccaGCACGAGGCACACTTGGATCTCCTCTCATCTCTCCAATCCCTAGTCCCCGACATAGTCCCATCCCTCGATCTCTCTCTCCGACTCATCTCTTCCTTCACGAACCGACCTTTCCTCGCAACACCTCCTTTACCCGAACCCAAGAACCACCACCCAATCCTCCTCAAATCAGACAcccaaccacaacaacaacaacaacaaggctACGACTCCTCCTCCTCGAAACCACCGATGCTTACCGATTCATCAACCGCCGAAGCAGACGGATCGAGCGGGAGTCCCATGGCTCTCGTGAGAGCAATGGTGGCCGAGTGTCTGCTCCAGCGAGTACCTTGGTCGGCGACGGACTCGTCGAGCGTGGGGAGAAAGCTGGAGAACGACCAGAACGCGAGACAGGCGGAGAGAGCAGCGCTGCGTGAGCTGGGCGGAGAGTGTGGGGCCATCCAAGCCGTGGAGACTGCTCTTAAGTCGATAGCCGAAGAGAACGGTTCTGTCGAGTTGGAGGAGTTCGAGGTTAACGGGACGGCTCGGATCATGGTGTTGGCTATTGATCGGACCAGGTTGCTCAAAGAGCTTCCCGAGAGTTTTAACGAATCGGGTCGGGTCGTTGAAgccactaataataataataataacaactcCACAGGGGGGAGCTTTGGGGTTTCCGGGTCGGGTAATTTCGTTAGACCCGAGATGTGGCCGATGATGAATGCAGGGATGATGGGgatgcatcatcatcatcatcagatgGGGATGATGGGTAGGCCACCACCGTTTCCTTTGCCGTTGCCTTTGCCGGTTAATCACAAGGTTGGTAGGAGTGAGGATGATGATTTGAAAGACGTTGAGGCTCTTTTGAGTAAGAAGTCTTTTAAGGAGAAGCAACAGTCCAGGGCTGGTGAGGAGTTGCTTGATCTCATTCACCGTCCCACCGCCAAAGAAGCCGCTACTGCTGCTAAG TTTAAAAGCAAAGGAGGATCACAGGTTAAGTATTACTGTAGGTATTTAACTAAAGAGGATTGCCGTCTTCAGTGTGGTGCCCACTTTGCCTGCAGCAAG AGACATTTTCGTCGACTAATCGCTTCACATACCGACGTCAGCCTAGGAGATTGTTCCTTTCTCGATACTTGTCGTCACATGAAG ACTTGCAAATACGTGCATTACGAGCTTGACATGGCTGACGCTATGATGGCTGGTCCAGATAAGGCACTGAAGCCTCTACGTGCTGACTACTGTTCGGAAGCTGAGCTTGGTGAGGCACAATGGATTAACTGCGACATCCGTAACTTTAGAATGGACATTTTGGGAACTTTTGGAGTTGTTATGGCGGACCCACCGTGGGACATTCACATGGAACTTCCATATGGAACGATGGCTGATGACGAGATGCGTTCACTCAATGTTCCCTCGTTGCAGACTGACGGTTTGATCTTCCTCTGGGTCACCGGTCGTGCAATGGAGCTAGGCCGCGAATG tttGGAGCATTGGGGATACAAGCGAGTGGAAGAGATCATATGGGTGAAGACGAATCAGCTTCAACGTATTATACGAACGGGGAGAACAGGTCACTGGCTCAACCATAGCAAAGAGCATTGTCTGGTTGGAATCAAAGGAAACCCAGAAGTCAACAGAAACATCGACACAGATGTGATTGTTGCAGAGGTTAGAGAGACAAGCCGGAAGCCAGACGAG ATGTATGCAATGTTAGAGAGGATCATGCCAAGAGCAAGAAAGTTAGAGTTATTTGCCCGTATGCACAATGCTCATGCCGG ATGGCTGTCACTAGGGAACCAGCTAAGTGGAGTCCGGTTAATTAACGAAGGGCTTCGAGCTCGATTTAAGGCATCATACCCTGACGTAGATGTGCAACCACCATCACCACCAAGAGCTTCAACAATGGAGACAGACAATGAACCAATGACGGTTGACTCAATCACAGCTTAG